Proteins found in one Quercus robur chromosome 2, dhQueRobu3.1, whole genome shotgun sequence genomic segment:
- the LOC126713061 gene encoding pathogen-related protein-like, with the protein MDHDKYRSHLNDEGEKNTIWRFGAPPNYDAVNKLFEEGRTKVWPPGSLEEKVQNLVKTWEMEIFHKKSFDDNKSIDPKKYTASLNGRQAVNLEEKRKLGGGYNFFLQTSLPEKLRVYNPAEETADSSHIAFTTAFPRGFAVEILQVYSGPPVIVYKFRHWGYMEGPFKGHAPTGEMVELFGIGIFELDEQEKIIKTEFFFDRGELLGGLLRGASLDSSTEAAVSTCPILRSTG; encoded by the exons ATGGATCACGACAAATATCGTTCCCACTTAAATGATGAAGGGGAGAAGAACACCATATGGAGGTTTGGTGCTCCTCCTAATTATGATGCTGTTAACAAGCTTTTTGAAGAAGGCAGAACTAAG GTATGGCCTCCTGGCTCACTTGAAGAAAAAGTGCAAAACCTTGTAAAGACATGGGAAATGGAGATATTCCACAAGAAAAGCTTTGATGACAATAAATCAATTGATCCAAAAAAGTATACTGCCAGTCTAAATG GAAGGCAGGCAGTGAATTTGGAAGAAAAGCGTAAGCTTGGGGGAGGCTACAACTTCTTCCTACAAACCTCTTTGCCAGAGAAGCTTCGTGTGTACAACCCAGCAGAAGAAACAGCTGATTCATCTCATATAGCTTTCACAACGGCTTTCCCTCGTGGGTTTGCTGTGGAGATTCTCCAAGTTTATTCAGGACCACCAGTGATTGTATACAAGTTCAGGCACTGGGGTTACATGGAGGGTCCTTTCAAGGGCCATGCACCAACTGGGGAAATGGTTGAACTCTTTGGGATTGGAATTTTCGAG TTGGATGAACAAgagaaaatcatcaagactgaGTTCTTCTTTGACCGTGGAGAACTGCTAGGAGGTCTTCTGCGAGGTGCTAGTCTTGATAGTTCCACTGAAGCGGCGGTTTCAACCTGCCCTATCTTGAGGAGCACAGGGTAG
- the LOC126713060 gene encoding pathogen-related protein-like, giving the protein MDHDKYRSHLNDEGEKNTIWRFGAPPNYDAVNKLFEEGRTKVWPPGSLEEKVQNLVKTWEMEIFHKKSFDDNKSIDPKKYTVSLNGRQAVNLEEKRKLGGGYNFLLQTSLPEKLRVYNPAEETADSSHIAFTTAFPRGFAVEILQVYSGPPVIVYKFRHWGYMEGPFKGHAPTGEMVELFGIGIFELNEQEKIIKIEFFFDRGELLGGLLRGASLDSSTEAAVSTCPILRSTG; this is encoded by the exons ATGGATCACGACAAATATCGTTCCCACTTAAATGATGAAGGGGAGAAGAACACCATATGGAGGTTTGGTGCTCCTCCTAATTATGATGCTGTTAACAAGCTTTTTGAAGAAGGCAGAACTAAG GTATGGCCTCCTGGCTCACTTGAAGAAAAAGTGCAAAACCTTGTAAAGACATGGGAAATGGAGATATTCCACAAGAAAAGCTTTGATGACAATAAATCAATTGATCCAAAAAAGTATACTGTCAGTCTAAATG GAAGGCAGGCAGTGAATTTGGAAGAAAAGCGTAAGCTTGGGGGAGGCTACAACTTCTTGCTACAAACCTCTTTGCCAGAGAAGCTTCGTGTGTACAACCCAGCAGAAGAAACAGCTGATTCATCTCATATAGCTTTCACAACAGCTTTCCCTCGTGGGTTTGCTGTGGAGATTCTCCAAGTTTATTCAGGGCCACCAGTGATTGTATACAAGTTCAGGCACTGGGGTTACATGGAGGGTCCTTTCAAAGGCCATGCACCAACTGGGGAAATGGTTGAACTCTTTGGGATTGGAATTTTCGAG TTGAATGAACAAGAGAAAATCATCAAGATTGAGTTCTTCTTTGACCGTGGAGAACTGCTAGGAGGTCTTCTGCGAGGTGCTAGTCTTGATAGTTCCACTGAAGCGGCGGTTTCAACCTGCCCTATCTTGAGGAGCACAGGGTAG
- the LOC126705848 gene encoding protein FAR1-RELATED SEQUENCE 11-like produces MTKYNMLSNKHVIGLYQIKHFWVPCYLCGHFFGGITTTGRSESINAFIKWFVSSHTNLIQLIKQVDLAIEDIEQTQSHDMILETYRGSSLRSMSPLEDQAHSVLTPYTFKIFQEEFRRATQYSVLQENGIQFVLQYYKDETGQRLKVLWDGKMTYCSFKNFEFVGILCRHVLSVFLHKDCYQIPSLYLPPRWCHETSLSEKELLVVDDENLVDKENTVDANVNDMIDGDCFINCPLLSKIKVRPKQKRMKGRREFGKKKKSCGFCKHVDHNISTCSEKDNCTSSNGAEKRKKCTSSEIGLNPIFSLKC; encoded by the exons ATGACAAAATATAACATGCTCTCTAACAAACATGTAATTGGTTTATATCAAATCAAGCACTTTTGGGTACCATGTTACCTCTGTGGGCATTTTTTTGGTGGAATAACAACAACCGGAAGATCAGAAAGtataaatgcatttattaaATGGTTTGTTAGTTCTCACACAAACTTGATCCAACTCATCAAACAA GTTGATCTTGCCATTGAAGATATTGAGCAAACACAATCACATGATATGATATTGGAGACATATAGAGGTTCTTCTTTAAGATCAATGTCACCGTTGGAAGACCAAGCACATAGTGTTTTGACGCCCTATACTTTCAAGATTTTTCAAGAGGAATTTAGAAGAGCAACACAATATTCGGTGCTTCAAGAAAATGGTATTCAATTTGTGCTACAATATTATAAAGATGAAACTGGTCAAAGGCTCAAAGTATTATGGGATGGTAAGATGACATATTGTAGTTTcaagaattttgaatttgtggGTATACTTTGTCGTCATGTACTTAGTGTATTCCTTCATAAAGATTGTTACCAAATTCCATCCTTGTATTTACCACCACGTTGGTGTCATGAAACATCATTAAGTGAAAAAGAATTGCTAGTGGTGGATGATGAAAATTTAGTGGACAAGGAAAATACGGTTGATGCTAATGTTAATGATATGATTGATGGAGATTGCTTCATTAATTGTCCGCTACTCTCAAAGATAAAAGTTCGTCCAAAGCAAAAACGAATGAAAGGTAGAAGagaatttggaaagaaaaagaagtcttGTGGCTTTTGCAAGCATGTTGACCATAACATTTCAACATGTTCGGAGAAAGATAATTGTACTTCCTCAAATGGTgcggaaaaaagaaaaaaatgtacttCAAGTGAAATTGGATTGAATCCAATATTTTCTTTGAAATGTTAG
- the LOC126713059 gene encoding uncharacterized protein C57A10.07, with protein sequence MKNYSFGSSGSPKSFLAYPKKGGDFFDLESGTSRRIRKPKNSPFHPIKMLKSFGTRIQYFSKLHPLLVFIISLSLGLTILIILSLYESHYRMVINSYQKLDAGSDTYPFSKLQNLVMVAGHSVYTSSSCGKVDKEDSWFLESYQKNPGQASTFVRHIKEGVDIAAKDDAALLLFSGGETRKDAGPRSEAQSYWSVAESEGWFGSEENVRWRALTEEHARDSFENLLFSVCRFRELTGTYPYNITVVSYDFKEERFAHLHRTAIGFPESRFFYLGTPASSTSKEAALKGEALVRAQFLGDPYGCQGSLYRKRLGRDPFHRSIPYPNGCPEIKDLFRYCGAGPFPGSLPWVSKIS encoded by the exons atgaaaaattattcatttgGGTCTTCTGGGAGTCCAAAGTCTTTCCTTGCATACCCCAAAAAAGGTGGTGACTTTTTTGATTTAGAATCAGGAACTAGTAGACGTATCCGAAAGCCTAAGAATTCACCCTTTCATCCCATCAAAATGCTTAAATCTTTCGGAACCCGTATTCAGTATTTCTCTAAGCTGCACCCACTTTTAGTTTTCATCATCTCCttgtcacttgggctcacaattctCATCATATTGTCTCTGTATGAGAGTCATTACCGGATGGTGATTAATAGTTATCAAAAACTCGATGCGGGTTCCGATACTTATCCATTTTCAAAGCTTCAGAATCTTGTAATGGTTGCTGGACATTCGGTTTATACGAGTAGTAGCTGTGGGAAAGTTGATAAGGAGGATTCATGGTTTTTGGAGTCTTATCAGAAGAATCCAGGCCAAGCTTCTACCTTTGTGAGACATATAAAAGAGGGAGTTGATATTGCAGCCAAAGATGATGCAGCTTTGCTTTTGTTTAGTGGTGGGGAGACTCGGAAAGATGCCGGTCCTCGTAGTGAGGCACAAAGTTATTGGAGTGTTGCTGAATCAGAAGGATGGTTTG GCAGTGAAGAAAATGTGAGATGGAGGGCACTCACAGAAGAGCATGCAAGGGACAGTTTCGAGAATCTTCTCTTTAGTGTGTGTCGTTTCCGAGAGCTTACTGGGACATATCCTTACAACATAACC GTTGTAAGTTATGATTTTAAGGAAGAGAGATTTGCACATCTACATCGGACTGCAATTGGATTTCCAGAGTCAAGATTCTTCTACTTAGGCACCCCAGCTTCATCTACTTCAAAAGAAGCAGCTCTGAAAGGTGAGGCATTGGTGCGGGCTCAATTCCTAGGAGATCCATATGGCTGTCAAGGTTCACTCTATCGGAAAAGACTTGGTCGTGATCCTTTTCACCGGTCAATACCTTATCCTAATGGGTGCCCTGAGATTAAAGATCTGTTCAGATATTGTGGGGCAGGTCCCTTTCCAGGTTCCCTTCCTTGGGTTAGTAAAAttagttag